A DNA window from Anastrepha ludens isolate Willacy chromosome 6, idAnaLude1.1, whole genome shotgun sequence contains the following coding sequences:
- the LOC128866922 gene encoding glutathione S-transferase 1-like has protein sequence MGKIVLYAIGGSAPSRAVLLTLKALNVPFEYKFLNLLTGENRTPAYLAINPHGTVPALSDDGEILTDSHAIITYLVDKYGTDDSLYPKDLIKRAKVNQFLFYEATVVFDRTFLNISRLIFNKNNVITYAKIEAIYQVYERLESFLKEHAYVAGDQLTVADFSLIATITTLFNFAQLDGGKYPKIAEWVKRLEELPYYAEANGEGLKQYSDYIKLIGGFKVLR, from the coding sequence ATGGGAAAAATAGTTTTGTATGCCATAGGTGGAAGTGCGCCGAGTCGGGCCGTTTTGCTTACACTGAAAGCGTTAAATGTGccttttgaatataaatttttaaatttattaacagGAGAGAATCGTACGCCCGCATACCTTGCCATTAACCCACATGGCACAGTGCCAGCACTATCTGACGATGGTGAGATACTCACTGATTCACACGCTATTATCACATATCTAGTTGACAAGTACGGCACAGATGATTCGCTCTATCCAAAGGATCTAATCAAGCGTGCCAAAGTCAACCAGTTTTTATTCTATGAGGCTACTGTGGTATTCGACCGCACTTTTCTTAATATAAGCAgactgatttttaataaaaacaatgtgATTACATATGCCAAAATTGAAGCCATCTATCAAGTCTATGAACGACTGGAGAGTTTCTTGAAGGAACACGCTTACGTGGCTGGAGATCAACTAACAGTTGCGGATTTCTCACTAATCGCTACAATAACCACTTTGTTCAATTTTGCCCAACTTGATGGTGGCAAATACCCCAAAATTGCTGAGTGGGTGAAGCGTTTGGAAGAGTTGCCCTACTATGCCGAAGCGAATGGCGAAGGATTAAAGCAATATAGTGATTACATTAAGTTGATTGGCGGCTTTAAAGTATTGCGTTAA